One segment of uncultured Propionivibrio sp. DNA contains the following:
- the phoB gene encoding phosphate regulon transcriptional regulator PhoB gives MTTSVLVVEDEPAILELVAINLRHAGFQVIRATSAEEADAVIRNELPDLLVLDWMLPGQSGVSFAQKLRGDERTRELPIIMLTARVHEEDKIQGLEAGADDYVTKPFSPKELVARVRALLRRRAPHLAGEAVEVGSLSLNPATHRVLAGGQPVELGPTEFRLLFFFMTHPERVYSRAQLLDEVWGDHVFIEERTVDVHIRRLRAALEPSGHHERVETVRGTGYRFSGA, from the coding sequence GTGACGACGTCTGTCCTGGTCGTCGAGGATGAGCCGGCGATTCTCGAACTTGTCGCAATCAACCTGCGCCATGCCGGTTTTCAGGTGATTCGCGCCACCAGCGCTGAGGAAGCGGATGCCGTCATCCGCAACGAATTACCCGATCTGCTGGTGCTCGACTGGATGCTGCCCGGACAGTCCGGGGTCAGTTTTGCGCAGAAGCTGCGGGGCGACGAGCGCACGCGCGAACTGCCGATCATCATGCTGACCGCCCGCGTGCATGAGGAAGACAAGATTCAGGGACTCGAAGCCGGCGCCGACGACTATGTCACCAAGCCCTTCTCGCCCAAGGAACTCGTCGCGCGTGTCCGCGCGCTCCTGCGCCGCCGTGCGCCGCACCTCGCCGGCGAGGCCGTCGAGGTCGGTTCGCTCAGCCTCAATCCGGCGACGCACCGCGTCCTCGCCGGCGGCCAGCCGGTCGAACTCGGACCGACCGAATTCCGCCTGCTCTTTTTCTTCATGACCCACCCCGAGCGCGTCTATAGCCGTGCCCAGTTGCTGGACGAGGTCTGGGGCGATCACGTCTTCATCGAGGAACGCACCGTCGACGTTCATATTCGACGCCTGCGCGCGGCGCTCGAACCGTCCGGACATCACGAGCGCGTCGAAACGGTACGCGGCACCGGCTATCGCTTTAGCGGAGCCTGA
- the phoR gene encoding phosphate regulon sensor histidine kinase PhoR — MRQELVRTLLLTTLAGCVALLAALVFSATVGWLVFCAGLMLQMLAHFRNFALLDRWSRAPEVDIALEGRGAWDGVFGRLYRHEKDLRALVERRNRRIDMLLAAIQALNDGVVLLDRNDEIVFCNATSEALLGLRARTDIGQSVANIVRQPEFVAYLAARDLSRPLTLRSERNPGQVLSIQLISYADQRTLMQIKDVTQTDRLDRMRRDFVANVSHELRTPLTVLSGFLETLREIELTPDEQQHYLALMSEQSARMLSVVQDLLTLSSIEAAPPPEDGLIDMARILDKLRRDAESLSAGRHRIVVDADDACDLVGGEHELVSAFSNLVSNAIRYTPAGGTVTIRWHANAQGGVFAVEDTGIGIEAQHIPRLTERFYRVDRGRSREAGGTGLGLAIVKHSLNRHQALLDISSTPGVGSRFAARFPGIRVVTH; from the coding sequence TTGCGACAGGAACTTGTCCGGACGCTGCTGCTGACGACGCTGGCGGGCTGTGTCGCCCTGCTCGCCGCGCTGGTGTTTTCGGCGACCGTCGGCTGGCTGGTTTTCTGCGCCGGGCTGATGCTGCAGATGCTTGCGCATTTCCGCAACTTCGCCCTGCTCGACCGCTGGTCGCGCGCGCCGGAAGTCGATATCGCGCTGGAAGGGCGCGGTGCCTGGGACGGCGTCTTCGGCCGTCTTTATCGCCACGAGAAAGACCTGCGCGCCTTGGTCGAACGGCGCAATCGCCGCATCGACATGCTGCTGGCGGCGATCCAGGCGCTTAATGACGGTGTCGTGCTGCTCGATCGCAATGACGAGATCGTTTTCTGCAATGCGACCTCCGAAGCGCTGCTCGGATTGCGCGCCCGGACCGACATCGGTCAGTCGGTCGCCAATATCGTCCGCCAGCCCGAATTCGTCGCCTATCTGGCAGCGCGCGACCTGAGTCGTCCGTTGACCTTGCGCTCGGAGCGCAATCCCGGACAGGTGCTGTCGATCCAGCTGATTTCCTATGCCGACCAGCGCACGCTGATGCAGATCAAGGACGTCACGCAGACCGATCGCCTCGACCGCATGCGGCGTGATTTCGTTGCTAACGTCTCGCATGAATTACGCACGCCGCTGACCGTCCTGTCCGGCTTCCTCGAAACCTTGCGCGAGATCGAACTGACGCCCGACGAGCAGCAACACTATCTCGCCCTGATGTCGGAGCAGTCCGCACGCATGCTCTCGGTCGTTCAGGATCTTTTGACATTGTCATCGATCGAGGCGGCGCCGCCACCCGAAGACGGGCTGATCGACATGGCGCGGATACTCGACAAGCTGCGGCGCGATGCCGAGTCGCTGTCGGCCGGGCGTCACCGCATTGTCGTCGATGCCGACGATGCTTGTGATCTCGTCGGTGGCGAGCACGAACTCGTCAGCGCCTTCTCCAATCTGGTGTCGAACGCCATTCGCTACACCCCGGCCGGCGGCACGGTGACGATCCGCTGGCATGCGAATGCGCAGGGCGGCGTCTTCGCCGTCGAGGACACTGGCATCGGCATCGAGGCGCAGCATATTCCGCGGCTGACCGAGCGTTTCTATCGCGTCGATCGCGGGCGTTCGCGCGAGGCCGGCGGTACCGGACTCGGACTGGCGATCGTCAAGCATTCACTCAACCGTCATCAGGCCTTGCTCGATATCAGCAGCACGCCAGGCGTCGGCAGCCGTTTCGCGGCGCGTTTTCCCGGCATCCGCGTCGTCACTCACTGA